The Vitis riparia cultivar Riparia Gloire de Montpellier isolate 1030 chromosome 10, EGFV_Vit.rip_1.0, whole genome shotgun sequence genome includes a region encoding these proteins:
- the LOC117923373 gene encoding uncharacterized protein LOC117923373, producing the protein MAFTNCTKQKKSIEELYEALKEENEYVARVCANKPPEDPFQVIDAPYNNTFLHMAIRFKQKDLVNEVLGTLPGQGNHQPSKIKNNGGNTILHEVACCDSMKDVAKEVLKKYAKEDRDLLIARNNSGETPIFCAARYGQTEMFEFLAEEMKQKEQHGQQHLQRDDKTTVLHISITTEFFELAYFIADNYKCLIEVKDQDSMTALQYLACNPTAFERKGMKKRQGVMEELMIQLDVPHGIRETFNKFICKHNNKKSDPSNCINLTSDGRCPPVLQRLIRLLVEKTPSHISINSQAVGPSKTKKESEIQEQSSELAQTEDGQESQTKDGQQSSKLPQIEDGQESQTKDGQQSQKKEEQNSQENKGQNSNKYKKSDETPLFLATISNIEEIVKEILIFHPQMLEHTNKEGMNILQVAILYRHNKIFDLLVKSTMLPRSLLSATDNEGNSLLHMFGQKRKSQANEWTQNPAFQLRKELLFFQEVKQNCKMHLTKPLNKDHQTAEELFAASNETLHREAKDWLMRATENSTILSVFIATVAFAAAYTVPGGPDQTTGIPILHFKPFFVVFILADVISLTSALTSVGIFLSILTSSFPLQHFKTYLFKKLTLGIKLMVLSVSMMAVAFGATIVLIMTRNQESVVWHVVAFLPVPIFFLSYSPLRSAVLVPCSEWLKLIAKNRCTESLKNFVSDILILVCCMVVIFLLVLLYLLPIGCTFIICKPVCWICGNKSQPKSETDSPQPTAAPPEV; encoded by the exons ATGGCGTTTACCAATTgtaccaaacaaaagaaaagcatTGAAGAATTGTACGAAGCTTTGAAGGAAGAAAACGAGTATGTGGCCCGAGTATGCGCTAATAAGCCTCCTGAAGACCCATTTCAGGTAATTGATGCTCCTTACAACAACACATTCTTGCATATGGCCATTCGCTTCAAACAAAAGGATCTGGTAAACGAGGTACTGGGAACGTTGCCTGGACAAGGCAACCATCAACCTTCCAAGATAAAAAACAACGGAGGCAACACTATACTCCACGAAGTAGCCTGCTGCGATTCTATGAAAGATGTGGCAAAGGAAGTGTTGAAGAAATATGCGAAGGAAGATCGAGACTTGCTAATTGCGCGTAACAACTCAGGAGAGACGCCTATTTTTTGTGCAGCCCGCTACGGCCAAACTGAAATGTTTGAGTTTCTGGCTgaggaaatgaaacaaaaggAACAACATGGTCAACAACATTTGCAGAGGGATGATAAAACGACAGTTCTTCATATTTCCATCACCACTGAGTTTTTTG aattgGCCTATTTCATTGCGGACAACTACAAATGTTTAATTGAAGTAAAGGATCAGGATTCAATGACCGCTCTTCAATATCTCGCATGCAATCCGACTGCATTTGAAAGAAAGGGAATGAAAAAGAGACAAGGAGTTATGGAAGAACTCATGATCCAACTAGATGTGCCACATGGCATCAGGGAGACATTCAATA aGTTTATTTGCAAACATAATAACAAGAAAAGTGATCCCTCCAATTGTATCAACCTGACAAGTGATGGAAG ATGCCCTCCAGTACTTCAAAGACTCATCAGGCTTTTGGTAGAGAAAACTCCATCGCATATTAGTATTAATTCTCAAGCAGTTGGTCCAAGTAAGACTAAGAAGGAGTCGGAAATACAAGAACAATCCTCTGAATTGGCCCAAACAGAGGACGGGCAAGAGTCCCAAACAAAGGATGGACAACAATCCTCTAAATTGCCCCAAATAGAGGATGGGCAAGAGTCCCAAACAAAGGATGGACAACAGTCCCAAAAAAAGGAAGAACAAAACTCCCAAGAAAATAAAGGGCAAAACTCTAACAAGTACAAGAAGAGCGATGAAACTCCATTATTTTTGGCAACAATATCAAACATTGAAGAGATTGTTAAAGAAATACTTATTTTTCATCCTCAGATGCTTGAACATACAAATAAGGAGGGAATGAACATATTACAAGTAGCAATCCTTTACCGccataataaaatttttgatcTGCTGGTAAAGTCTACAATGCTTCCAAGAAGTCTATTATCAGCTACAGATAATGAAGGGAACTCCTTACTACATATGTTtggccaaaaaagaaaaagtcaagCCAATGAATGGACGCAAAATCCGGCATTCCAACTACGAAAAGAGTTGTTGTTCTTTCAG GAAGTGAAGCAAAACTGTAAGATGCATTTGACCAAGCCTCTCAACAAGGATCACCAGACTGCTGAAGAATTATTTGCTGCTTCTAATGAGACACTCCATCGAGAAGCCAAGGATTGGCTAATGCGCGCCACCGAGAATTCCACCATTCTTTCTGTTTTCATAGCCACTGTTGCCTTTGCGGCAGCCTACACCGTACCAGGAGGTCCTGATCAAACCACCGGTATTCCAATCCTTCACTTTAAACCCTTCTTTGTGGTCTTCATTTTAGCTGATGTGATCTCCCTCACTTCGGCTTTGACATCTGTGGGTATATTTCTCTCCATCCTTACATCCTCATTTCCACTACAACACTTCAAGACATACCTTTTTAAGAAGCTGACGCTGGGAATTAAACTTATGGTCCTCTCAGTCTCAATGATGGCGGTGGCATTTGGAGCCACTATAGTTCTGATCATGACACGTAATCAGGAAAGTGTTGTTTGGCATGTGGTTGCATTTCTTCCTGtccccattttctttctctcatattCACCTCTACGTTCAGCAGTCCTGGTACCTTGCAGTGAATGGCTCAAATTAATTGCAAAGAATCGTTGCACAGAATCTCTGAAAAACTTTGTTTCAGATATCCTCATATTGGTTTGCTGTATGGTTGTAATATTCCTTTTAGTCCTCCTTTACCTTCTCCCCATAGGTTGTACGTTTATTATATGTAAACCTGTTTGTTGGATTTGTGGGAACAAATCCCAGCCCAAATCCGAGACCGATTCTCCTCAGCCAACTGCAGCTCCTCCTGAAGtttga